Proteins encoded within one genomic window of Rossellomorea vietnamensis:
- a CDS encoding methyl-accepting chemotaxis protein — MLKTKSRNSTQVFGESALLGAIEKSLAMIEFDANGNVLWVNGNFAKTMEYDAEEMIGLHHQTFCTTEFAGSLDYKKLWRDLRSGKSFQEKILRVTKTGKLLWLEATYTPVYNEEGKLEGVVKIATDITKRETTIEKVASELQKMSEELSEKAEQGIKRSEKAATATGKLVEDSNENMKTLESLTLQAHSIGNIVKTIREIATQTNLLALNAAIEAARAGEHGRGFNVVAGEVRKLATRVQDSIQEVNAHVEGITGEIKKINEGTVRSQSGISNNQDRNQQAVLAFKEIGSAARRLDLQARDFKDIL, encoded by the coding sequence GTGCTGAAAACAAAATCAAGAAATAGTACCCAAGTGTTTGGGGAGTCCGCATTACTTGGAGCCATTGAAAAATCGCTTGCCATGATTGAATTCGATGCTAACGGAAATGTGTTATGGGTAAACGGGAATTTCGCAAAGACGATGGAATATGATGCAGAAGAAATGATCGGGTTGCACCATCAGACATTTTGCACGACGGAGTTTGCCGGAAGTCTGGATTATAAAAAATTGTGGCGGGATTTAAGGAGTGGGAAAAGCTTTCAGGAGAAAATCCTGCGGGTCACGAAGACTGGGAAACTTCTTTGGCTGGAGGCTACATACACACCAGTTTATAACGAAGAAGGAAAGCTTGAAGGTGTTGTGAAGATCGCGACGGATATTACGAAACGGGAAACAACGATTGAAAAGGTCGCTTCTGAATTACAGAAGATGTCTGAAGAGTTAAGTGAAAAAGCCGAGCAGGGGATCAAGAGAAGTGAAAAAGCGGCTACGGCCACCGGTAAACTGGTCGAAGACTCAAATGAAAATATGAAAACCTTGGAGTCTCTTACTCTGCAGGCACATTCGATTGGGAATATCGTCAAGACGATCAGGGAGATTGCGACTCAAACCAATCTTCTTGCACTGAATGCCGCCATTGAAGCGGCACGTGCCGGAGAACATGGGAGAGGATTCAATGTGGTAGCAGGTGAAGTGAGAAAGCTTGCCACAAGGGTCCAGGATTCCATTCAGGAAGTGAACGCCCATGTGGAAGGAATCACAGGCGAAATCAAAAAAATCAATGAAGGAACGGTCCGGTCACAATCAGGCATTTCAAATAACCAGGACCGCAACCAACAGGCCGTCCTCGCCTTCAAAGAAATCGGCAGTGCAGCCCGACGACTCGACCTGCAGGCACGGGACTTCAAAGATATCCTCTAA
- a CDS encoding SDR family oxidoreductase, with protein MRRLADKVAVITGAATGIGAATAKVFAQEGATVVCADVNEEEMNKTVDEIKSEGGNAMAFQLDVSSEESVTSFAEEIKKKFGVIDVLFNNAGVDEQGGKVHEYPVELFDRIIAVDLRGTFLCSKYLIPLMLENGGSIINTASMSGQAADLDRSGYNAAKGGIINFTKAMAIDYARHGIRVNSLSPGTIETPLIDDLVGSKQDKMGEKFREANKWITPMGRLGRPEEMAAVALFLASDDSSYVTGEDITADGGIMAYTWPGKMLIEEEEWKKGTE; from the coding sequence ATGAGAAGGCTAGCAGATAAGGTTGCGGTGATTACTGGAGCTGCAACAGGGATCGGGGCAGCGACTGCCAAAGTGTTTGCGCAGGAAGGAGCGACTGTGGTTTGTGCAGATGTGAATGAGGAGGAAATGAATAAAACAGTGGACGAGATCAAAAGTGAGGGCGGAAATGCAATGGCATTTCAACTCGATGTATCCAGTGAGGAAAGTGTCACGTCGTTTGCTGAAGAGATAAAGAAGAAATTTGGTGTGATCGATGTCCTCTTTAACAACGCGGGGGTCGATGAACAGGGTGGAAAAGTGCATGAATATCCAGTCGAACTATTTGACCGGATCATCGCAGTGGATTTGCGAGGGACCTTTTTATGCAGCAAATATCTAATCCCGCTTATGCTTGAAAACGGTGGGTCCATTATTAATACAGCGTCCATGTCCGGGCAAGCCGCAGATTTGGACCGGTCTGGCTACAATGCTGCTAAGGGAGGCATTATCAACTTTACGAAGGCCATGGCTATTGATTATGCGAGACATGGCATCCGTGTGAATTCCCTTTCGCCAGGAACAATCGAGACACCTCTGATTGACGATCTTGTCGGGAGCAAACAGGATAAGATGGGCGAGAAATTCAGGGAAGCCAATAAGTGGATCACCCCGATGGGCCGTTTGGGAAGACCTGAAGAAATGGCTGCGGTTGCCCTGTTTCTCGCATCGGATGACAGCTCCTACGTGACAGGTGAAGACATCACAGCAGACGGAGGCATCATGGCTTACACATGGCCGGGGAAAATGCTGATCGAAGAAGAAGAGTGGAAAAAGGGAACTGAATAA
- a CDS encoding carbohydrate-binding protein, with protein MFFQRRYPVYPTAYECYPFGAEVRNDYEDMFLPHTYQQYIPPYDYYPQNHPYQGYAQEQVYTDPFDSRANWREWEDLGAPPRGMKGSPAVASWQANRLDTFVRSENDRMYHKWWDGSRWSEWEDLGAPRRGLKSSPAAVSWGRNRIDTFVRGNRDILFHKWWDGSRWSEWEDLGGPPRGFKGDPAVSSWSANRLDVFVQGYDNNLWHKWWDGRNWSQWENLGAPRGGLRDSPGAVSWGPNRIDCFVRGNNDRMWHKWWNGSRWSNWEDLGSPPRGFEGAPAASSWAANRIDTFVRGDNNNMWHKWWNGSRWSNWEDLGAPRGGVRSSPGVVSWGPNRVDAFARGRNDHMWHKWYA; from the coding sequence ATGTTTTTTCAACGACGCTATCCTGTTTATCCAACAGCGTATGAGTGTTACCCGTTTGGAGCAGAAGTAAGAAACGATTATGAAGATATGTTCTTACCACATACTTATCAGCAATACATTCCACCCTATGATTACTATCCGCAGAATCATCCTTATCAGGGATATGCCCAAGAGCAGGTCTACACGGATCCATTTGACTCCCGGGCCAACTGGAGGGAATGGGAGGATCTTGGTGCACCGCCGCGTGGGATGAAGGGTTCCCCTGCCGTTGCATCCTGGCAGGCCAACCGGCTGGATACGTTTGTCAGAAGTGAAAACGACAGAATGTATCATAAATGGTGGGACGGTTCCCGCTGGAGTGAGTGGGAGGACCTCGGAGCTCCAAGGCGGGGGTTGAAGAGTTCGCCTGCTGCCGTATCGTGGGGCAGAAACAGGATTGACACCTTTGTCAGAGGGAACCGGGATATTCTTTTTCATAAATGGTGGGACGGTTCCCGCTGGAGTGAATGGGAAGACCTTGGAGGGCCCCCGCGTGGCTTCAAGGGAGATCCGGCAGTGTCATCATGGTCAGCCAATCGTCTGGATGTGTTCGTCCAAGGATACGACAATAATCTTTGGCATAAATGGTGGGACGGCAGAAACTGGAGTCAATGGGAGAATCTTGGCGCTCCAAGGGGCGGCCTGAGGGATTCACCGGGTGCAGTATCATGGGGACCAAATCGGATCGATTGCTTTGTACGTGGAAACAATGACCGGATGTGGCATAAGTGGTGGAACGGTTCAAGATGGAGTAATTGGGAAGATCTCGGATCGCCGCCTCGAGGATTCGAAGGGGCTCCGGCAGCATCTTCATGGGCAGCCAATCGAATCGACACCTTCGTCCGTGGAGACAACAACAATATGTGGCATAAATGGTGGAACGGTTCCCGTTGGAGCAACTGGGAGGATCTTGGTGCACCACGTGGAGGCGTGCGTTCATCACCTGGAGTCGTTTCCTGGGGACCTAACCGTGTGGATGCCTTTGCCAGAGGAAGAAATGACCATATGTGGCATAAGTGGTATGCCTGA
- a CDS encoding TetR/AcrR family transcriptional regulator, producing the protein MALNKRDSIVASSLVLFAERGYDATTIPMIASSAGVGAGTIYRYFENKEVLGNTIFQEYVKIFTNTVENDFPYEQSIRNQFHHIFQSMIQFTKEQSQALYFIRTHSSAHFLNEESHTCFEELLNLFKCFFDSGKEKKVIKNLPSTALIAILYGAFLELQRLVRIGELEPDTSMLSDVEESMWDAVRLHM; encoded by the coding sequence ATGGCATTAAATAAGCGGGACAGCATTGTAGCGAGTTCACTGGTTCTATTTGCAGAGCGGGGTTATGACGCCACGACAATTCCCATGATTGCCTCGTCCGCAGGCGTGGGAGCAGGAACCATCTATCGCTATTTTGAAAATAAAGAAGTCCTTGGGAATACGATTTTTCAAGAATATGTGAAGATTTTTACGAATACGGTGGAAAATGATTTCCCTTATGAGCAGTCGATACGGAATCAATTTCATCATATTTTCCAATCGATGATTCAATTTACAAAAGAACAGAGTCAGGCGCTCTACTTCATCCGAACACACAGCAGCGCCCATTTCCTTAATGAAGAAAGTCACACATGCTTCGAAGAACTGTTGAATCTATTTAAATGCTTCTTCGATTCTGGTAAAGAGAAGAAGGTCATCAAGAATCTGCCTTCGACGGCTTTGATCGCCATCCTTTATGGTGCCTTTCTCGAGCTTCAGCGGCTTGTCCGGATCGGGGAATTAGAGCCTGATACCTCCATGCTTTCAGATGTAGAGGAAAGTATGTGGGACGCTGTTCGATTACATATGTGA
- a CDS encoding GNAT family N-acetyltransferase, which yields MNENLEIKELTTIDEHIDELSHLLRTVVDDGASIGFLSPMEHSTAVDFWGHALRPHVILYIAWVEEAIAGTVQLHLCTKQNGTHRAEIAKMMVHPQFRQKGIAKKLMQTAEKRAKEEGRTLLILDTVEGAPSNHLYTSLGFVKGGRIPDYATSPYGELEATIIYYKHI from the coding sequence ATGAATGAAAATCTGGAAATAAAAGAACTGACAACCATTGATGAGCATATAGATGAGCTTTCTCACTTATTAAGGACAGTCGTGGACGACGGGGCGTCCATAGGTTTTTTATCCCCTATGGAACATTCTACTGCAGTGGATTTCTGGGGGCATGCACTGCGTCCTCATGTGATCCTTTATATAGCATGGGTGGAGGAAGCCATTGCAGGAACTGTGCAGCTTCATCTTTGCACCAAACAAAACGGTACCCACAGAGCCGAAATCGCCAAGATGATGGTCCACCCCCAATTCCGCCAAAAAGGCATCGCCAAAAAACTCATGCAAACCGCTGAGAAAAGAGCAAAAGAAGAGGGACGGACCTTGCTCATTCTCGATACAGTAGAAGGAGCTCCCTCTAATCATTTGTACACCTCCCTAGGGTTCGTAAAGGGAGGACGCATACCAGATTACGCCACATCGCCTTACGGGGAACTAGAGGCGACCATCATTTATTATAAGCACATATAA
- a CDS encoding DUF1648 domain-containing protein, translated as MEMTLIFVTVGFLAALQMAVPFIVKRTVVFGVTIPVDEVKNKQLRHYKKLYAILTLFVSIIVLATYFIWASMNTLTENQLIFAGLFMPFIILLISMALYFYFHMKVTQMKKRGQWFKDRKQVRVSELNLRTKDEMLPWIVYVIPMVITVGLVVFTLLNYSSLPDQIPTHWGPDGKPDAFTGKTYLSALTLPLVLLVMNAMFLGINELTRNSGIKLSAGNVKSSRVRQLRLRKYTSWLLFFISILVSMLFTFLQFTTLYENSVSDLLIITMPLAFSALVLIGTVILAIKVGKKDSDLDVEIIDESSGDVINTDDDQYWKGGLFYFNPEDPSIFVEKRFGVGWTLNFARPLGYIVLIGPLLVILIVTLL; from the coding sequence ATGGAAATGACTCTTATTTTCGTCACGGTAGGCTTTCTGGCAGCACTTCAAATGGCGGTTCCTTTCATTGTGAAGCGAACGGTGGTGTTCGGTGTAACCATTCCTGTTGATGAGGTAAAGAATAAACAACTTCGTCATTATAAAAAACTTTATGCCATCCTGACATTGTTCGTCTCAATCATCGTGTTGGCCACCTATTTCATTTGGGCATCAATGAACACCCTCACCGAGAATCAACTCATATTTGCTGGATTGTTTATGCCCTTTATCATCTTATTAATCTCGATGGCCCTTTATTTTTATTTTCATATGAAAGTGACACAAATGAAAAAGCGAGGGCAGTGGTTCAAGGACCGTAAACAGGTTCGCGTTTCTGAGTTGAACCTCAGAACGAAGGATGAAATGCTTCCATGGATCGTATATGTCATCCCCATGGTCATCACAGTCGGATTAGTGGTGTTTACTTTATTAAATTACTCAAGTCTCCCGGACCAGATCCCTACACACTGGGGACCGGATGGCAAGCCCGATGCTTTTACCGGTAAAACGTACCTTTCCGCTCTGACACTTCCTCTCGTGCTACTGGTGATGAATGCCATGTTCCTCGGGATCAATGAACTCACAAGAAATTCCGGCATCAAGCTGAGCGCAGGGAATGTCAAGTCATCCCGCGTCCGTCAGCTGCGTCTTCGAAAGTACACAAGCTGGCTCTTGTTCTTCATCTCCATCCTGGTGTCCATGCTGTTTACGTTCCTGCAGTTCACCACTTTGTACGAAAACAGCGTCAGTGACCTACTGATCATCACGATGCCACTTGCCTTCTCTGCACTTGTCCTGATAGGGACTGTCATACTCGCCATTAAAGTGGGGAAAAAGGACTCAGATCTGGATGTTGAAATCATCGATGAAAGCTCCGGTGATGTGATCAACACTGACGACGATCAATACTGGAAAGGCGGTCTCTTCTACTTCAATCCCGAAGACCCTTCCATCTTCGTCGAAAAACGCTTCGGAGTGGGGTGGACCCTGAACTTCGCAAGACCCTTGGGATACATCGTCCTTATCGGACCACTCCTCGTCATACTGATCGTGACACTATTATGA
- the hflX gene encoding GTPase HflX, translated as MEERLKAIAIGVNTKDKNNDFEYSMLELKGLADARQIDVVGELTQNLPRPNHVHYIGKGKIDELLPLLEEWEADVLITNDELAPSQIRVLEEKLDVRVMDRTMLILDIFAERAKTREAQLQVEVAQLQYMLPRLVGRRESLGRQGGGSGLANRGAGETKLELDRRRIEEKITALNKELDSVVDLRTTQRKQRKKSEIPVVSLVGYTNAGKSTTMNAFVETFHPNENKQVFEKDMLFATLETSVRNITLPDKKEFLLTDTVGFVNKLPHQLVKAFRSTLEEVVEADLIVHVVDYSDPHYEKLMKVTDQTLDELGTGDIPIIYAFNKAELVDEEVPRVEKDRIYFSAKNRIGIDELLGVVKSYIFKDYKRCQMLIPFDKGQLISYFNENATVLETEYEENGTKLTLECKTSDAERFKDYII; from the coding sequence ATGGAAGAAAGATTAAAAGCCATCGCCATAGGCGTTAATACGAAGGATAAGAACAATGACTTTGAGTATTCAATGCTCGAGTTGAAAGGGTTGGCCGATGCCAGGCAGATCGATGTCGTGGGGGAACTGACTCAAAACCTGCCCCGGCCGAATCACGTGCACTATATCGGAAAAGGGAAGATTGATGAACTGCTGCCGCTCCTTGAAGAATGGGAAGCGGATGTCTTGATTACAAATGATGAACTTGCGCCTTCTCAGATCCGGGTCCTCGAGGAAAAGCTTGATGTCCGGGTGATGGACAGAACGATGCTGATTCTCGATATCTTTGCAGAACGGGCGAAAACCCGTGAAGCCCAGCTGCAGGTCGAGGTGGCACAGCTGCAATACATGCTGCCCCGTCTGGTAGGACGCCGGGAATCGCTTGGCCGTCAAGGAGGAGGGTCAGGGCTTGCCAACCGTGGAGCCGGTGAAACGAAGCTTGAGCTTGACCGCCGCCGGATTGAAGAAAAAATCACAGCCTTGAATAAAGAACTGGATTCAGTGGTTGACTTGAGAACGACGCAGCGGAAACAGCGTAAAAAGAGTGAAATCCCTGTCGTTTCCCTGGTGGGGTACACGAATGCGGGTAAATCGACGACCATGAATGCATTCGTCGAAACCTTTCATCCAAATGAAAACAAGCAGGTATTCGAGAAGGATATGTTATTTGCGACCCTGGAAACATCGGTCAGAAACATTACCTTACCGGACAAAAAGGAATTTCTTCTGACAGATACGGTCGGGTTCGTAAACAAACTCCCCCATCAGCTGGTCAAGGCATTCCGTTCCACCCTTGAAGAGGTGGTGGAAGCGGATCTCATCGTTCATGTGGTGGATTATTCAGATCCTCATTACGAGAAATTGATGAAGGTGACGGATCAAACCCTTGATGAACTTGGGACTGGTGACATTCCCATCATTTATGCATTCAACAAGGCTGAATTGGTTGATGAGGAAGTGCCGAGAGTAGAGAAGGACCGCATCTATTTTTCCGCGAAAAATCGAATCGGGATCGACGAGCTCCTTGGGGTCGTAAAAAGCTATATATTTAAAGACTATAAACGCTGTCAAATGTTGATTCCGTTTGATAAGGGGCAGTTGATATCGTATTTTAATGAGAATGCCACTGTGTTAGAAACGGAATATGAAGAAAATGGAACAAAGCTGACCCTTGAATGCAAGACGAGTGATGCTGAAAGATTTAAAGACTATATCATTTAA
- a CDS encoding GNAT family N-acetyltransferase: MNGTIPACEEGWFFYPWKSRLCYDLVKQGRVWLAMKEEIQDIRLAKKEDLEEVLGLLVNAAGWLRSKGMKQWDYYLTDLEGNKDEVIASIENDSTYIVEFDGKAMATLTLESTPNEWDVDIWGEEAGDDVAYLHRLAVHRDFAGKGIGTSLLDWAENAMRTSGEKSIRFDCIADNEGLNRYYQKRYPLKEVIDIHGRHCKYEVPLMKNPV, encoded by the coding sequence ATGAATGGAACCATCCCTGCGTGTGAAGAGGGATGGTTTTTTTATCCCTGGAAATCAAGACTATGTTATGATTTGGTAAAACAAGGAAGGGTGTGGTTGGCCATGAAAGAAGAGATTCAGGATATCAGACTGGCGAAAAAGGAAGACCTTGAGGAAGTGCTGGGGTTATTGGTGAATGCAGCAGGCTGGTTACGTTCAAAAGGAATGAAGCAGTGGGATTATTACCTGACAGATCTTGAAGGTAACAAAGATGAAGTCATTGCTTCCATTGAAAATGATTCAACCTATATCGTCGAATTTGATGGGAAGGCGATGGCCACCCTGACACTCGAATCGACACCGAATGAGTGGGATGTGGATATTTGGGGAGAGGAAGCAGGGGATGATGTTGCATATTTACATCGATTGGCGGTTCACAGGGATTTTGCGGGAAAAGGGATTGGGACAAGCCTTTTGGATTGGGCTGAAAATGCTATGAGAACTTCGGGTGAAAAAAGCATCCGTTTCGATTGCATCGCAGACAATGAGGGTCTGAACCGTTATTATCAAAAACGATATCCGTTAAAGGAAGTCATCGATATCCATGGCCGTCACTGTAAATATGAAGTTCCCCTAATGAAAAACCCTGTGTGA
- a CDS encoding GntR family transcriptional regulator — protein MFIQIEPQSDTPIYAQVTNGIMEGIVRGELISGDILPSVRSLAGDLGVNMHTVNKSYHELESKGVIRIVPKSGAVICSPSEGTIPPQRLNRISEELRPILVESLVAGMNEEEITELVASIISNVKGD, from the coding sequence TTGTTTATCCAAATTGAACCTCAGTCGGATACACCGATTTATGCACAGGTAACAAACGGGATCATGGAAGGAATTGTCAGAGGTGAATTAATTTCAGGTGATATCCTTCCTTCTGTACGGAGTCTTGCGGGTGATCTTGGTGTGAACATGCATACCGTGAATAAAAGCTATCATGAATTGGAAAGCAAAGGAGTGATCCGGATTGTTCCGAAGTCGGGTGCCGTCATTTGTTCACCTTCCGAGGGAACGATTCCTCCGCAAAGGTTGAATCGGATTTCAGAAGAATTACGGCCGATCTTAGTCGAATCACTGGTCGCCGGCATGAACGAAGAAGAAATCACAGAATTAGTCGCGTCCATCATTTCAAACGTTAAGGGGGATTAA
- a CDS encoding alanine/glycine:cation symporter family protein has product MLDVLDKINSFLWGTPSLVLLFGTGLFLTFMLKGLQFRKLMYAFKLAFTKEKPSASSDQSEGDISNFKTLMTALSATIGNGNIAGVATALTIGGPGAIFWMWIVGLLGMATKYAEALLAMKYRVKNKNGEYSGGPMYYVEKGLGSKWKWLAVAFALFGAFAALGIGNSVQSNTIADVMSTSFHIDNLVTGIVLAVLTGLIIFGGIQRISTVASFFVPVMAFLYIGGSLLIIVLNYDMIIPAFKMIFFYAFNPVAAAGGFTGIIISEAIRSGVSRGIFSNEAGLGTAALIAGNAKTDHPVKQALVAMTGTFIVTIVVCTMTGLVLLITGFWDPTGGAISGVEHAPSLDGGALTSAAFGHALGVVGEYIVSFSVIFFGFSTIVGWYMYGEKCFEYITNYRFANSYRLIYIFATGLGAVANLNLVWAFADMSNALMMIPNLIALLLLYKVIASETNHYFNEYLPMMEAQPKRKAS; this is encoded by the coding sequence ATGTTAGATGTGCTAGACAAGATTAATTCATTCTTATGGGGGACACCAAGTTTAGTACTATTATTCGGTACGGGTTTATTCTTAACATTTATGCTGAAAGGTCTTCAGTTCCGTAAACTGATGTATGCTTTTAAACTTGCTTTCACGAAAGAGAAGCCTTCCGCGTCCTCTGATCAATCAGAGGGGGACATCAGTAACTTCAAAACGCTGATGACGGCTTTATCCGCAACGATCGGAAACGGAAACATTGCCGGAGTGGCAACGGCCCTCACCATCGGGGGACCCGGGGCGATCTTCTGGATGTGGATCGTCGGCCTCCTTGGGATGGCAACGAAATACGCAGAAGCCCTGCTTGCCATGAAATACCGTGTGAAAAATAAAAATGGGGAATACTCAGGCGGTCCTATGTATTACGTAGAAAAAGGCCTTGGCAGCAAGTGGAAGTGGCTGGCCGTCGCATTCGCTTTATTCGGTGCATTCGCCGCTCTCGGCATCGGGAACAGCGTGCAGTCGAATACGATTGCAGACGTCATGAGTACAAGCTTTCACATTGACAATCTCGTAACAGGAATCGTTCTTGCCGTCCTGACAGGTTTGATCATCTTCGGAGGGATTCAGCGGATCAGTACCGTCGCTTCCTTCTTTGTCCCGGTCATGGCGTTCCTGTATATCGGTGGTTCACTTCTGATCATCGTCCTTAATTACGACATGATCATTCCTGCGTTTAAAATGATTTTCTTCTACGCATTCAATCCTGTGGCAGCTGCAGGCGGGTTTACAGGGATCATTATTTCAGAAGCGATCCGCAGCGGGGTTTCAAGAGGAATCTTCTCAAACGAAGCAGGTCTTGGTACCGCAGCACTGATTGCCGGTAATGCGAAAACCGACCACCCGGTCAAGCAGGCACTTGTCGCCATGACCGGAACATTCATCGTCACGATCGTCGTGTGTACGATGACCGGCCTCGTTCTTTTGATCACAGGTTTCTGGGATCCGACAGGCGGAGCGATATCCGGTGTCGAGCACGCTCCGAGCCTTGATGGCGGGGCATTGACGAGCGCCGCGTTTGGACATGCTCTTGGTGTGGTCGGAGAGTATATCGTTTCCTTCTCCGTCATCTTCTTCGGATTCTCCACGATTGTCGGATGGTACATGTACGGAGAGAAATGCTTCGAGTATATCACCAATTATCGATTTGCCAATTCCTACAGGCTTATTTACATTTTTGCCACCGGACTTGGGGCAGTCGCGAATCTAAACCTGGTTTGGGCGTTTGCCGACATGTCCAATGCGTTGATGATGATTCCGAATCTGATTGCCTTACTTTTACTCTATAAGGTCATCGCTTCGGAGACAAATCATTATTTCAACGAATACTTGCCGATGATGGAAGCTCAACCTAAAAGAAAAGCCAGTTAA